A window of Cryptomeria japonica chromosome 3, Sugi_1.0, whole genome shotgun sequence contains these coding sequences:
- the LOC131036025 gene encoding benzyl alcohol O-benzoyltransferase-like, producing MAGLKFKVTRQEAVLVPPCLPTPKDHLYLSNLDDQAGARFHIPLAHFYPHSFLKEDQDPAKVIREALAKVLVHYYPLAGRLREAAAGKLKVECTGEGVLFVEADADVTLAEFGDLHPPFPCWNELLHDILTPQTVINSPLLLFQVTRLKCKGFVFALLLNHIMADGIGVAQFLTALGEIAMGASGLSIPPIWKRETLKPRSQPSIRLPLYEYEQVPGKIMSVDELSHASYFFGPKEIESLKREAGIKTSTFEALSGFMWRLRTRVLNMAAEQEVRFMFPTDIRTIVNPSLPRGYYGNAFILACVKTTAGMLVSSPLSYAVELIIRARTSINNEYVRSTIDMMEVRGHPHFTAVASWLISDLTKIRLRDVDFGWGKAVYGGTAMGGVGAIPGIITFLVPYQNSHGVEGKLIHVCLPSHVMQKFQLEFAQTMEKETPPFIRSPI from the exons ATGGCTGGTCTCAAGTTTAAAGTGACAAGGCAGGAAGCAGTCCTAGTGCCTCCTTGTTTGCCCACTCCTAAGGACCACCTCTATCTTTCCAACCTTGATGATCAAGCGGGGGCGAGGTTTCACATTCCTTTGGCTCATTTTTATCCCCATAGCTTTCTGAAAGAGGACCAAGATCCTGCTAAAGTTATCAGAGAAGCACTGGCAAAGGTTCTGGTGCATTACTATCCTCTTGCTGGAAGGTTGAGAGAGGCTGCCGCTGGTAAGCTTAAGGTGGAGTGTACAGGAGAAGGAGTTCTGTTTGTTGAAGCAGATGCAGATGTTACTCTCGCTGAGTTTGGAGATCTTCACCCGCCTTTTCCTTGCTGGAATGAACTGCTGCACGACATTCTCACCCCACAAACTGTCATAAACTCTCCACTTCTTCTATTTCAG GTAACTCGATTGAAATGCAAAGGATTTGTATTTGCTCTGTTATTGAACCACATAATGGCAGATGGGATAGGAGTAGCCCAGTTCTTGACAGCTCTGGGAGAAATAGCCATGGGAGCAAGTGGCTTGTCAATTCCTCCAATATGGAAAAGGGAAACCCTCAAGCCTCGCTCACAGCCCTCAATAAGATTACCTCTCTACGAATATGAACAAGTCCCAGGGAAAATCATGTCAGTAGATGAATTGAGCCATGCTTCCTACTTCTTCGGGCCAAAAGAAATTGAGTCCCTAAAAAGAGAAGCTGGCATCAAAACCTCAACTTTTGAAGCATTATCGGGGTTTATGTGGCGTTTGAGAACTAGGGTCCTCAACATGGCGGCAGAGCAAGAGGTACGGTTCATGTTCCCAACAGACATCCGCACCATAGTTAACCCCTCACTTCCACGTGGCTACTATGGCAATGCATTCATCTTGGCTTGTGTCAAGACCACAGCTGGGATGTTAGTGAGCAGTCCCTTGTCATATGCTGTAGAGTTAATTATCAGAGCTAGAACATCTATTAACAATGAATACGTACGATCAACGATTGACATGATGGAGGTCAGAGGACATCCTCATTTCACTGCAGTGGCGAGTTGGTTAATTTCTGATCTTACCAAGATTCGACTTAGAGATGTGGATTTTGGGTGGGGAAAAGCAGTCTATGGTGGAACTGCCATGGGTGGGGTGGGAGCTATACCAGGCATTATTACCTTTCTTGTTCCTTATCAAAACAGCCATGGAGTTGAAGGAAAATTGATTCATGTTTGTTTACCCTCTCACGTCATGCAAAAGTTTCAATTAGAATTTGCACAGACCATGGAAAAAGAAACTCCCCCTTTCATAAGATCGCCAATATAA